One region of Triticum aestivum cultivar Chinese Spring chromosome 6B, IWGSC CS RefSeq v2.1, whole genome shotgun sequence genomic DNA includes:
- the LOC123133889 gene encoding uncharacterized protein, with protein sequence MASAASRKAPSLVVAASVGAVEALKDQAGLCRWGYPLRSLYRHAAAAPRVRALSASLSEATAAAAPRPVPLSAEDAKLRKAHHLVCWGPN encoded by the coding sequence ATGGCGTCGGCGGCGAGCAGGAAGGCGCCGTCGCTGGTGGTGGCGGCGAGCGTGGGCGCCGTGGAGGCGCTCAAGGACCAGGCGGGCCTGTGCCGCTGGGGCTACCCGCTCCGCTCGCTCtaccgccacgccgccgccgcgcccagaGTCCGCGCCCTGTCCGCCTCGCTCTCCGAGGCCACCGCGGCCGCCGCTCCCCGGCCGGTGCCTTTGTCCGCGGAGGACGCGAAGCTGCGAAAGGCGCACCACCTCGTCTGCTGGGGGCCCAACTGA
- the LOC123139051 gene encoding uncharacterized protein — translation MQGNSTVLYPVDPERQTSGSYLSTLLPRQWKSEFRVRPWPPSNHHSPPPPPPAPTTVIDLGDDLLREIFLRLPSLPSLVRAALSCRTFLNAVRSSPVFRRSFRAAHPPPLLGFFFDPDGPAIPAFAPVRRRSDPDSAAAVRGADFFFTRLPDDDNASPGWLVCDCQGGHVLLCNRRTGQFAAYNPLTGALDLIPPTPNEFFDDGHGLTSHLDCFILASEEGDGPFRLVTICHDESRVRASVFSSDSREWRILPWSEAVEPLPEDEHWLKVGTMVNGSIYWIQANEAGLLVLNTATLQFSQMDLPPFLEGKTHLVWPGMAKDGRLCIVCPVDFGIHVWFWRADEKGFERWMLDKKFQLELKSIVEATGRSLEDVELHIVDTVDGFVYFSTGETFHNVHAPSWFLSLCMETAKLDKLFEKRCDSHVRPYIMAWPPSLVNNKLCPLLEGEGA, via the coding sequence ATGCAGGGAAACTCTACAGTTCTTTACCCAGTGGATCCAGAGAGACAGACTAGTGGGTCCTACCTGAGCACTCTCCTTCCGCGGCAGTGGAAGTCGGAATTCCGTGTAAGGCCATGGCCTCCGAGCAatcaccactcgccgccgccgccgccgcctgctcccACCACCGTAATCGATCTCGGCGACGATCTCCTCCGCGAAATCTTCCTCCGCCTCCCCTCCCTCCCGAGCCTCGTCCGTGCCGCCCTCAGCTGCCGCACCTTCCTCAACGCCGTCCGCTCGTCCCCCGTCTTCCGCCGCAGCTTCCGCGCGGCCCACCCACCCCCTCTCCTCGGCTTCTTCTTCGACCCCGACGGCCCCGCCATCCCTGCCTTCGCCCCCGTCCGCCGCCGCTCCGACCCTGACAGCGCAGCCGCCGTCCGCGGCGCCGATTTCTTCTTCACCCGCCTCCCCGACGACGACAACGCCTCCCCTGGGTGGCTCGTATGCGACTGCCAGGGAGGCCACGTGCTCCTCTGCAACAGAAGGACGGGACAGTTCGCCGCCTACAACCCCCTCACAGGGGCCCTGGATCTCATCCCTCCGACGCCCAACGAGTTCTTCGACGACGGCCACGGCCTTACCTCGCACCTCGATTGCTTCATCCTCGCCTCCGAAGAGGGCGACGGGCCGTTCCGCCTTGTCACTATCTGTCACGACGAGTCGCGGGTGCGCGCCTCCGTCTTCTCGTCAGATAGCAGGGAGTGGCGGATCCTCCCGTGGTCTGAGGCTGTGGAGCCACTGCCTGAAGACGAACACTGGCTTAAAGTTGGCACGATGGTGAATGGGTCCATCTATTGGATACAAGCAAATGAAGCCGGCTTGCTCGTGCTGAACACCGCAACGCTACAATTCTCTCAGATGGATCTGCCACCCTTCTTGGAAGGAAAAACTCACCTTGTGTGGCCTGGCATGGCCAAGGACGGGAGGCTTTGTATCGTTTGCCCAGTTGATTTTGGTATCCATGTTTGGTTCTGGCGAGCCGATGAGAAAGGCTTCGAGAGATGGATGCTAGACAAGAAGTTTCAGTTAGAGTTAAAGTCGATTGTTGAGGCCACTGGGCGTTCACTAGAAGATGTTGAGCTGCATATTGTGGATACTGTCGATGGGTTTGTGTACTTCTCTACCGGTGAAACGTTCCATAATGTTCACGCTCCTTCGTGGTTCCTGTCTTTGTGCATGGAGACGGCGAAGCTGGACAAGCTCTTTGAGAAGAGATGTGACAGCCATGTCCGGCCCTACATCATGGCATGGCCTCCCTCTTTGGTAAATAACAAGTTGTGCCCTCTACTTGAAGGAGAAGGTGCTTGA